TTGAGGACGGGAGAGAGAAGACCATTAACCCTTACAACCCTCATAACCCCACCCAAATACTCCAGGTAGATTGTAGCTTATTTGGCCTTGTAATCACAAAGCAAGGGCACTGACAATGTGAGGACTCTCACATGCAGAGAGAATTTCCAATTCTGAAATGGTTGACTTGTAGAGAAGGGGAGTAGTTATCTCTCCAGCATAGAGATTCTCAGAGTTAGAATGTATTTACcactaaaaaaaagggggggggggaactaaTATGAGAtagctaaatttttattttgttaaataagaaGATCAAGGCCCTTTCCAAAAAATTACCATTACTACCACCATAATTCAACAAAACAaggaatattattaaataaaatagcaagaaGATAGTATTAAATAAAGAATATCCTTTTATGGTGATTTCATTTAGAGGAAACTCCtcatattcctttatttctttttttttttttttttttttcatattcctttatttctcttatcTAAGCACCTAGAGAAACCATTACCCACCTCCTTTCTCAGGTGTATAGGgaggaaattaattaaaatccataaaactatgttaattttctgtttagaaTCCAACATCTCCCTataatagtggttctcaaactttagcctGCTTACCTGTAGTGTTTGTTGAAAACATCTGTTGCTGGGTCCATTCTCAGATGATTGgtcagtaggtctgaggtgggcCCAAGAGCGTGCATTTCTGATATGGTGCCAAGTGATGCTGTtgctgctggtccaaggaccacaCTACCTTATAGGAAATGCCCAAACTCCTTACCAGGCCATGGAGGGTAAAAGTTAAGCTACTCTAACAGATCCCAAAGCAGAGTGgcttaattaatattaaataatatagaaGCTTCCTCTCCTATAGTAGTTTGGAGGCATTTCTCTATTGGTGGGTGGTTCTTTTTCCATCTTATTGTTCCATTCCCTCTTAGGGTTTGGTAAAGCTAGGTACCCTCCACATTCACATTCCAGccaagaagaaagggagggggaagagtgAGAGCAAATGATTTCATGTTTGAAAAGATAACTCAGGAGTTACACACATGAAATCTCTGGCATTGTGTTGGTGGAGGCCAGGTTCAGAAATGTGATATGGTGGCCCTGTGCTGGTTAAAACTAGAAGCAGAAGATAGAGTGGGTATTAGTGGGTAGTTGGTCTCCAGCACAAAGGCCCTGCTGGTGTATCAGGTGCCTCTAAGAGTATGTTATTTCCCATAAAATTGGTAAGTCTTGGAAGAAGTAATCAGTGTCCTAATCctgcattaaaataaatttccctgTGAAGTATTTTCTTAATACTTTGTACATATTTCTATTACTGTACTTAATCACATCTCATAGTTCTGTTTACTTATCTGTAGCCCCTGATTAGTCTTGAAGTCTTTTAAGTGTATGACTTGAGTCTCTCTTTCCTTATAATTTCTCTCTACTTCCTACTTATTTACAAAGTCAGTACCTAGTATAATTCTTGGTACATGATACACACCCAGTAAATGGTATTTGCATAAATGAATCAATACATCTTCTGTTGGTAAAGGTCAATATTATTTCCTTAGCTGTCTTCCATGTAACTCATGATTTGGCTGACCatttttctacatacagtattcTCTTTACTGCACTCTTTAcatctttgtttcttaaagtgtAGATCAGAGGGTTAAGGGTGGGTGTGATGATGGTGTAAAAGAGAGTGAGGAACTTCCCCTCATCTTGGGAGCTCCTATTCTGTGGCTTCATGTACATGTAAATCAGTGTTCCATAAAACAGAGTTACTACTGTGAGGTGGGAAGCACATGTATTAAGGACCTTACTCCACCTTGCTGCTGACTTGATCCTCACGACTGCTTGAGTGATTACTACATATGAGATGAGAATTAGTGATAGAGGTACTAGAAGAAATATCACTCCAAGAGCAAAGACAATGATCTCCATTACTTTCGAGTGTACACAAGCCATCTTGATCAATGCTGGCATCTCACAGAAAAAATTATCCACTTCCCAGTGCCCACATCTTGGTAATTTCAAGGTCAGGGAGCAAAGAATTAATGCACTGCCAAGGCCACCTAACCAGGCGGTGAGCACCATCTTCTGGCAAAGCTGAGGGTGCATTATTACTGTGTAGTGAAGAGGTTGACAGACAGCGGCGtagcggtcataggccatcacagCCAGGAGAAGACATTCTGTGGCTCCAAGGTCAAGGGCAAAGAAGAACTGGAGCACACACCCTGCATAGGTAATAGACTTTGTTGGACCCCATAGATTTACCAGCATCTGGGGGATAATGCTAGTTGCATAGCAGAGATCCAAAAAAGACAAATTGGATAAGAAGAAATACATGGGAGTATGGAGCTGGGTGTCTAGGTAAGATACAAGAATGATGGTTGTGTTTCCTACCAGAGTCACAACATAGAAGATGAAGACAACCCCAGAGATGACGCGTTCTAATTGGGGCCGATCAGAAAACCCCAGCAGGATGAAATCTGTAGTGGAACTTCCATTGTTTTTGTCCATGGCTCTTTAGGGAAGTCTAGGAGACAAATCATTGTAATCAAAATAGCATCAGCcctaagtagaaataaaaatctctgtaGTTTGCCATGAGTATCCCAAATTCAGTTGTTTGTGGGCTCTCTCCCATTTGGAACACCTCTGTTAACACTTTGCTGTGATCATTGCCGAAAGCCTCTCTGTGTTTACTCATAAccagtggttttaaaaataatatggtaAACCCAATCACACTGAATTGTAAATCATTGAAAGGGTTTAATTATGCCATGACACCTATAGTTCTGTGTATTTTGGTTAAGTAATGAATCCATAAATTTAAGGATATTACTTAAGATTGGGATACATTTGGAAGAGTTGTTCCTTGTTGGAATTATGACATAAGCATATTTGGTTATGACAAATTTTTGCCTTATCCAAGATGTGGAATTTGAGGTAAAAAGTTAAATGACCCATTTTCTAGGGATAAGCTCCACTATTTGGTAGCAGGATCACTTTCCATAATCACTTACAAATGTGTTCATTCCAGCCAttttcatcaccatcaccaccaatcTCTTCCTTGTTTTCCCTCCTATTCAACATTGTAGACACTGCTGTTCCTGTATCGCAGTTTTGGTGTTCCCCACTCTACTGACCTTTTTTGATGCCAGGAAAAATCATCTTTCCTATAAGCCTTCATTTCCATGTACAGAGGACCCATGTTTCTTGGAATGCCTTTCCTGACTGCTCTATAGCATTTAAATAACCTTACCGATTTGTTGCAGAGTTAAAAATTGAACTAATTCCAGAAGCCTCTGGTTACCACATATACACAGCAACCACCTGTGTCAGCTCCTACTCACCTGGCCATTCTGCAAAATTAGCAAGGTAGGTAACTCGAACAAGAAGCAGCTCAGTAAACAATCAgtgaattgtttttcttcatgGAATTTGCCACTTATATGAGTCAATCCTCTGCTTGCTTCAGAACTCTATAGATAAAAGCTCATTTCAATTCTAAGAGAATACAGGAAAGGGACAAGGAGCACATACATTTCACTATTTCTGAATACTTTACTGTATCATTAAATAGATGGAATGTTGATGAattagtttataaatattttttagtttttattttttggtttataaatattttatgcataGAATTTTTGACCATGAGTATCAGACATAGGGTACTTTATATTCATAGTGTGTTTGGGACCAAGAAATAATAACTTTAGTTGCTGTCATTACAGTAAAATGAGGTAAATTAAATTGCCTATAACATATAATTTTCATAAGCAGTTTAGTTAGAATATGAAAATGTTATAATCATGTAAAGGAACTGTTATTACCAAGTAGTATGAGATAGGGATATAGTTTGTCTCAATACAACttggaaatttaatttaattaatgaatatGAAGTTTTTATGTGGTTGGATGTCGGCTAAGTTGGGCATAGTGCTTAAGATTCTGGACTCAGACCTTGGTGTCAAACCCCAGCTTTACTACGCGGAAGTAATGTGTCTCTGGgcagttttgtaattttttttacacCAGCTTCTTTATCTGGTCAGTGAAGATAATATTCCTCAAAGGGAGGTGGTGAGTGTTAGTATTTGTGAAAACACTAGGAATAGTGTTTGGTTCATATtcattctcaaaattaaaaattgtattcaCCTACCCACAAATTATTATTCTATTCACTCCTTCCTGTCTTCATTTTTCACACTGGTGATTTTACCATGATGGTCTAGAACTAAACTGGAAtggttaaaattttatgtttgcCTAGCTTTTTAAATGTACAGACACTCATGTACACAAAAGTGACCACAAGCATGATGTACATACTCAACTGATAAACCCAGAggcaggagaggacagaggacTTAGCTCTCAACGGGTGTAGATTACAAAATGCACTGGGCATTCTTTGACCATGTAAGGTTGGGATAGTGTTGGGAATTAAAAGGCCATAGAATTTTAGAGTTGAAATAGACTCAGAAAGCATGATCCAGCCTTCTGCCCTACGAAGGATGTCTTCCACAGAATGTTCACACAACtcctattagtttcagagttTCATAGCTGTCCTTTAATCTGTGCCTCATCCCCACTCCTTATGTTGAGCTCAGAGATACCTCTTTAACATCCAAGCACtggctctttttctttattctggaaATAACATGGAATAAGTCAATTCAACATGACTTCattatgaagaatttttattatacaaCAAAACATGgatacagagaaaaacaaaagcttgaTGAGTTCAGGTGAATATTCTTGTAACTAACAggcaggtcaagaaatagaatcTTGCCAAGCACTCCAGGAACTTCTCTTCATGACTGGTCCTGAACATTGCACTTCCCTGTCCCTCAAACTCTCCActatcctgatgtttatagtaatCACCCAgttaaaaaaccccaaacacttatttattttagagagagagtttggggggaagcggcagatggagagggagagaaactcaagcagactgagttgagtgcagagcccgaggcATGGCTCAGTCACAGGACCTTGAGATCTTGCCCTGATCCAAAACCAAAAGCTGACCACTTAAACAACtatgccactcaggtgcccctagtaaTCACCTTCTTGTATTTAATAGCTTGATTACACAAATGTGCATCTGTAGACAATATTGTTTAGTTTGACTCATTAAAAGTTTTTTGTATGTCTTTTGAGTTTCTTTTAATATTAGAACCTCTTATCAAATATACTCTTAGATTTATATTCCTAGACTGTTTGATGGCCGTCAGCTGCTTCTAATACTGTATGATGTTCAATTAGTATACTTTTCTGGTTGCTATCCATTGGACTCACCATGGTTTATCAAATGCCTTTGATTATGAATTGACAAATGAACACAGTACTTTAGGTGTGCTATACCACTGAAGAAGGCAGTGAGTATCCATGAGGCATGtaccatttctaaaataaatgtttgctaggTTTATCAGGGGAAAAACATTAACAGCTGAGTTTACGTTTTGGGTCATATAGGAATTCAGGTATCCTTATTGGAAGTGTTAAGCTGGAAATACACTTTGTGTAATTTTATGTTGTGAATCCAAATTTTGGACTTTTCCTCTATGCTGTAAACTATTTCATATTGATTTCATCCCTGGGTACAAATTTAACTATGAttgtaattttaacttaaaagtgAACGTGATATGAAAAAGGAGAAAccacaagcagaagaaacagATGCTAAAAAAGAGACATGTGATGTTTTCACTGAAACAGGTTTTCCCACGAAATGTAACACAAATGAAGCaaacatatttaaacataatttgaaTGTACAGAATGATGTGGAGAGtaaactagaaagaaaattagaacatATTTACGTTTCAGGAGGGAAGAATTCACAGCTGCCATGTTCTTACATAGTCCAAAGGTACCCATGTTCCCATGACGATGAACCTTCATTTCACGGGTACTCAAAAGGATTCTTCTTTGGCAAGTTACAGAGTCCATGAAATACTGATTAGCCCCAACTACTGTGCTAACACCACAATCACATTTGTGTTTAAATGCAACAGCTGCACTACAATTCAGTGAAATCTCTAATGTGAATGTTGGAGAAAAACTATTTGTGGGACTGGTGGAAAAGTTGATGAATTTGgtttgttaaatgtatttttgatgGGATATGTGTAGTCTTTTCACGTACACCCCTGTTGGATACATTTGTGGGTGGATCTCTACCTAATTAAACCAAGAGAGCCCTCCCCTGGTCTTTGTGTGCTCCAAGTAGTGTTTATGTAGGAGTCCAGAGGCTAGTATGTTAAGCTGGTGTAGACCTGGGGACTGGTGCCCCACAGAGGTGATTAACAGATCTTGGACCATGGTCAGAAGCTTATCCAAACAACAATTTTAGGAAAGATTCCCTTAAGACATTGGGTTTcacctgttcttttttctttatttacttttagatttCCTCAATGGGAATTAATTTGAGATAAACTTATTTATGTATGAAATTTACTactgaaaattgaaaattcatGTAAACGATGTCTATCaaaattaacacatttaattgaactttgtttttttccagtgggTATGGCATCAATCTAATTGGAGAATTGTAGGCAATTATTTAGGTGTTGTGTTTGCAGGaaatacttgctttttaaaaattagtaaataacaTAAGTGTGTGGCTAATGAGTATCATCATTGTTCCAGTTTCAGTGAGTTAAAATAGTACCATTAACATACTGTAGCCTACCACTCAACTCAAGAACTGGGATCTTACTACCAGCCTATAGTTATCTCTATGCCTTTACACTCTTTCTTGTTCCTCTCTGACCCCCAGGGAAATCATGAtcttgaattttgtgtttatcacACACTTGCATTAGAATATAATTTCTATATCAACCCACTCACATGTATATGTCAATGCCTAAATGgcatgtattttaaagattagtTTATTTGAACTCCCACAAAAGTTCTCATATCTTATATGTGCTTTTGGGACTTTCCTTTTTTCACCTAACATTTAGTCAGTGAgattattcaatatttttttttgttgggtgtggttcatttatttcaactactgtataatattctattgtgtgactatattataattattttgtctGTTGACTTTTTGATTACCATTCTTGGCTCATATGAAAGGCATTACGatgaataattttgtttatatctcTTGGGTCTTGAATGCAGGAAGGTGTTTTGGGTGTATGTGTAGGGCAGAAATTGCTGGTTATGGGATAAGCAAACTACAAGGCATTTTCCTCCAAAGTGGTTCTATCAATTGATCCTACCCTAGTTTTGTATAAattattccattgatctacattTTCTCCAGTGCCTGGTGTTGCAGACTTTTAAATCATTACCAACTGAAAGATTATAAATGCTATCTAGCTGTGGCCTTGATTTTCATCTTCCTAATAACTAATGAGGTTTCTACATCTTCATATACTTACTGCTATGTATAATTGTCTTTCTATGAAAATCCCATTTGTTCATTCTAACAATTGTTCTCTGGCAttgcctctctgtttttcttattaatttttaagggCTTTATAATTGCTTTTAACTGTTGATTGTGTGCCTTGCAACATTTTCTCTCAGTTTGTTGCttgtcattttactttaaaaatgtgtcaCTTGGACATCAGAATTTGTAAATTGAAGAATGGaagaatcttttttattgttatgctatgttagtcgccatacagtacatcattagtttttgatgtagtgctcaatgattcattatttgcatataacacataGTGCTCActacaacacatgccctccttaatacccctcACCGGGCTACCCCATCTCCTGATTCCCCTCCCCTTtgaagccctcagtttgtttcccagagtccatagcctctcatggtccatctccccctctaatatcccccccttcctttttctcttccctcccctaatgtcctccctgctattctttatgttccacatatgagtgaaaccatatgataattgactttctctgcttgacttatttcacttagaataatccctcaagttccatccatgtggatgcaaatggtgggtattcatcctttccgatggctgagtaatatttcattgtatatatggaccacatcttctttatccattcatctgttgaagggcatcttgtctctttccacagtttggctattgtggacatcgctgctatgaacattggggtgcatgtgccccttcttttcactacatctgtgtctttggggtaaatacccaatagtgcaattgctgggtcatagagtagccctatttttaactttttgaggaatactgttttccagagtggatgtaccagcttgcattcccaccagcagtgtaagagggttcccctttctccacatccttgccagcatttgttgtttcctctcttgttaatttttgccattctaactggtgtaaggtggtatctcaatgtggttttgatttgaatttccctgatggctaatgatgttgaacgttttttcatgtgtctgttggtcatggtcatttgtatgtcttttttgga
Above is a window of Zalophus californianus isolate mZalCal1 chromosome 7, mZalCal1.pri.v2, whole genome shotgun sequence DNA encoding:
- the LOC113927419 gene encoding olfactory receptor 2W1-like isoform X1, whose product is MDKNNGSSTTDFILLGFSDRPQLERVISGVVFIFYVVTLVGNTTIILVSYLDTQLHTPMYFFLSNLSFLDLCYATSIIPQMLVNLWGPTKSITYAGCVLQFFFALDLGATECLLLAVMAYDRYAAVCQPLHYTVIMHPQLCQKMVLTAWLGGLGSALILCSLTLKLPRCGHWEVDNFFCEMPALIKMACVHSKVMEIIVFALGVIFLLVPLSLILISYVVITQAVVRIKSAARWSKVLNTCASHLTVVTLFYGTLIYMYMKPQNRSSQDEGKFLTLFYTIITPTLNPLIYTLRNKDVKSAVKRILYVEKWSAKS
- the LOC113927419 gene encoding olfactory receptor 2W1-like isoform X2, yielding MDKNNGSSTTDFILLGFSDRPQLERVISGVVFIFYVVTLVGNTTIILVSYLDTQLHTPMYFFLSNLSFLDLCYATSIIPQMLVNLWGPTKSITYAGCVLQFFFALDLGATECLLLAVMAYDRYAAVCQPLHYTVIMHPQLCQKMVLTAWLGGLGSALILCSLTLKLPRCGHWEVDNFFCEMPALIKMACVHSKVMEIIVFALGVIFLLVPLSLILISYVVITQAVVRIKSAARWSKVLNTCASHLTVVTLFYGTLIYMYMKPQNRSSQDEGKFLTLFYTIITPTLNPLIYTLRNKDVKSAVKRILT